TGACGCGCGATCGCGTTTTCGACGTCGTCAAGCCGGGTGAGATACTGGGTCACCTTAGCGAAATCGCGGCAAAAGAAGTCGGCCTACCTTCAGGCATTCCGGTGGTCGCCACGGCGCACGACAAGGCCGTAGAGGCTCTGGGCGCCGGTTCACTGGACGAAGGCGTCGCGCTGATCTCTCTCGGCACCTATATCGGTGCCATGGTGCACGGCCAGGCGAACCTTAAGGATGCGAAAAACTTTTGGCCCTTCCAGGCGTCGATTCCAGGGCGCTATCTGTATGAGTGCATGGGCGTACGGCGCGGCATGTGGACCATCAGCTGGTTCCGCGATCAGTTTGGCGCCGCCGCGCTGGCTGAGGCGGAAGAGAAAGGCCACAGCATTGAGGAATTGCTCAATCAGGAGGCATCGCGGGTTCCTGCGGGAAGCGAAGGCCTGATTACCATTCACGACTGGGCGCCGCCGTCAGAAGCCGAATTTCGCAAGGGCGCGATGATAGGCTTTGACGGCCGCCACACCCGCGCCCACATGTACCGCTCTGTGCTGGAAGGCATCGCCTTTACGATGAAAAATCATATGGACAAGATGGCCGACGAGCTAAAAGTCCCGTTCCGCCACCTGATTATTTCAGGCGGAGGAGCCAACAGCGATCTGTTTATGCAAATCTTTGCTGACGTGTTTGGTGTCCCGACCAGCCGTAACGCCATGAAAGGGTCGGCCGCCGTTGGCTGTGCGATTAACGCCGGTATGGCCGTTGGCGCATTCAACGACTACGAGCAGGCAACGGCTCAGATGGTTCAAACAGGGGACAGCTTCACGCCGAAGATGGACAATCACCGGTTCTATAACGCGCTTAATGAGGACATCTATAAGCAGGTTAACCAGTATCTGGACCCGCTGCTTCAGCGCCTAAGCCCGTTAGTAGACTAACGGGAAATGATAAAACCCGCGCAGGCACTCTGCCCGCGCGGGTTTTCAATTTTTTGCTTACAAATCCTCTAAAACGGATAGCGCATCAGAAAGCTTCTTCACGCCGAAAACCTGCATATTGGGGATCGGCTTCTTTGGCGCGTTAGCAAACGGCACGATGGCTCGCTTAAAGCCGTGCTTGGCGGCCTCAATAATTCTCTCCTGCCCGCTGGGTACCGGGCGGATCTCACCCGCCAGCCCCACCTCACCGAACACCACCAAATCTTCCGGCAGTGGGCGATCGCGAAGGCTGGACACCAAAGACAGCTGCAGCGCCAGATCGGCACTGGTTTCTGTCACTTTCACGCCGCCAACCACGTTAACAAATACGTCCTGATCGGCCATCTGTAGGCCGCCATGGCGATGCAGCACAGCTAAAAGCAGTGCCAGCCTGTTCTGTTCAAGGCCTACCGCCACCCGCCGAGGATTTGACAGCATAGAGTGATCGACCAGCGCCTGAATCTCAACCAGCAGAGGGCGGGAACCTTCCCACAGCACCATCACTGAGCTGCCGGAGGTCACTTCCTCACCTCGGCTCAGGAAGATAGCCGACGGATTGTTAATCTCTTTAAGCCCCTGCTCTGTCATGGCAAAAACGCCAAGCTCGTTTACCGCACCAAAGCGGTTTTTATGGCTGCGCAGCGTTCTAAAGCGAGAGTCTGCATCACCGTCAAGCAGTACGGAACAGTCGATACAGTGCTCCAACACCTTCGGCCCGGCCAGCGAGCCGTCTTTGGTCACGTGGCCGACCATAATGATGGCTACGCCCTTGGTTTTAGCAAAGCGCGTCAAATAGGCCGCCGTTTCCCGCACCTGCGCAACGCTGCCGGGGGAAGACTGCACGTCAGCCATATGCATGACCTGTATGGAATCGATAACCATCAGCTTGGGCTGTTCCTGCTCGGCAATCAGGCAAATCTGCTCAATGCTGGTTTCCGACAGCATTTGAAGGTGTTCAGTGGGGAGCCCCAGACGATGCGCTCTCATCGCAACCTGCTGCAGAGACTCTTCGCCGGTTACGTACAGGGTTTTCATCTGCCCGGCTAGCTTGCACATGGTTTGCAGCAGCAGTGTACTCTTCCCTGCGCCCGGGTTACCGCCGATAAGAATGGCACTGCCCGGTACGACACCGCCGCCAAGCACGCGATCGAACTCTTTAAATCCCGTGGAAAAGCGAGGAAGCGCCTCTAGACTAATCTCCGACAGCTTCTGCACTCTTGAAACGCCAGCGTCTCCTGCATAGCCGGAAAAACGATCCTGACGGTTGGAGGACGCTGCCGCCAGACGGATTTCTGTAATGCTGTTCCACGCCTGACAGGCGCTACACTGCCCTTGCCAGCGCGGATAGTCCGCTCCGCATTCGTTACATACGAACGCGCGTTTAACAGGCTTTGCCATGACGACTCCTCATTAACTCAACGCTACTCGACCGTACGGGGTGCCTAAATCTATTTGCCCTCGTGATTCAGGCTGGACGATAGAATGCACAGTACCCCAAGCAGGTTCGCAACGCGGATCGCCACTTTGGACTTAGAATACACTTTAGGCTTGGCGTGGTAGGCAATGCCTAAACCCGCCACCTTGATCATTTTTAGATCGTTTGCACCATCGCCAATAGCCACCGTTTGACTCATAGGAATAGACAACTCTTCTGCCAACTGCTGGAGCTTTTGTGCTTTAAATTTGGCATCGACAATCGGCCCAACGACCTTGCCCGTTAGCTTACCCTGCTTAATGCCCAGCTGGTTAGCCGAGACGGAAATCAGGTTAAGGCGGTCACGCAGGTAGTCAGCAAAATAGGTAAATCCCCCGAGACGATAGCAACCCGCCATCCCGCTTCGTGCAGTCGCTCAACCAGCGTTGTGAGCCCAGGCATGAGCGGCAGACGCTGCCGAACGGATTCGAGAATGGAGGCATCTGCATCCTTAAGCGTGGCAACCCGCTGGCGCAGGCTGGCGGCAAAGTCCAATTCACCACGCATTGCGCGTTCAGTCACCTCTGCAACCTGTTCACCTACTCCGGCCAGACGCGCTATTTCATCAATACATTCAATTTCAATCGCCGTAGAGTCCATATCCATGACCAGAAGCCCGGGAGAACGCAGAGAGGGTAAACTTCCCATTTGGGCGACGTCTAGTCGATGCTCTTCCGCCATTTTCTTGGCCTTGGCAGAAAGCACTCCCGCTAGGCGCACAACCTGATATTCTTCAACAGTCCAAGCGGATACGACAACCAACGGCTCATTTAGCCGACGCTGAAACTCAGACAGACGCTGTTTATTTAGCCCCTCTCCATACAGCAGCCAACCGGTGTGCCCAGCCCAATAATCGAGGGGCATCACCTCATCGCCGCTCAGGGACAGCGGTAGCCCAGGCCAGCAGTCGATCTCTGCGGGCAGATCGCTATAGGTCAGACTAATTGGCATACAACAACTCCTTCAAAATACGAGGCGAAACGACAAAATAACTTTCAGCCGACAAACAGCGCTCAAACCTATCCTAACTGATAGAGTTCTGGCAACATAAAACATTCTTCAGCATACGAGATAGCGACATGACAAGGCGGCTCAACCTAAAGTTTCAACTGCACCGAATCGCTATCGTTCTGTTTTGCCTACTTCTGCTGGGCGTGCTGATGCAGGGAATCACCTATTTCAGCCTAAACGGTCAGGCGACACAAGCAAAACAGGC
This DNA window, taken from Leminorella richardii, encodes the following:
- a CDS encoding FGGY-family carbohydrate kinase, with the protein product MSNKYLMGVDVGTQSAKVVIFDLSGKIVCEGKQALRKMDIPAPLLAEHPDDDLWDSLKVAFRRAMADFTQLGGRGEDILAMGVCIIRCCRVLLKKNGELAYPVINWMDKRLNRPYEYIDAYKDVHYVTTTSGYITHRLTGEFKDTCANYIGWWPMDNDTLDWSKDPEAWKSCNLTRDRVFDVVKPGEILGHLSEIAAKEVGLPSGIPVVATAHDKAVEALGAGSLDEGVALISLGTYIGAMVHGQANLKDAKNFWPFQASIPGRYLYECMGVRRGMWTISWFRDQFGAAALAEAEEKGHSIEELLNQEASRVPAGSEGLITIHDWAPPSEAEFRKGAMIGFDGRHTRAHMYRSVLEGIAFTMKNHMDKMADELKVPFRHLIISGGGANSDLFMQIFADVFGVPTSRNAMKGSAAVGCAINAGMAVGAFNDYEQATAQMVQTGDSFTPKMDNHRFYNALNEDIYKQVNQYLDPLLQRLSPLVD
- the radA gene encoding DNA repair protein RadA; translated protein: MAKPVKRAFVCNECGADYPRWQGQCSACQAWNSITEIRLAAASSNRQDRFSGYAGDAGVSRVQKLSEISLEALPRFSTGFKEFDRVLGGGVVPGSAILIGGNPGAGKSTLLLQTMCKLAGQMKTLYVTGEESLQQVAMRAHRLGLPTEHLQMLSETSIEQICLIAEQEQPKLMVIDSIQVMHMADVQSSPGSVAQVRETAAYLTRFAKTKGVAIIMVGHVTKDGSLAGPKVLEHCIDCSVLLDGDADSRFRTLRSHKNRFGAVNELGVFAMTEQGLKEINNPSAIFLSRGEEVTSGSSVMVLWEGSRPLLVEIQALVDHSMLSNPRRVAVGLEQNRLALLLAVLHRHGGLQMADQDVFVNVVGGVKVTETSADLALQLSLVSSLRDRPLPEDLVVFGEVGLAGEIRPVPSGQERIIEAAKHGFKRAIVPFANAPKKPIPNMQVFGVKKLSDALSVLEDL